The following nucleotide sequence is from Achromobacter spanius.
CCCCGGCCCGATCCAGGGCGGCATGGTCCACCCCTACCTGCGCCGGCGCCAGGGCAAGGAAGACGAAACCTATCCCAGCGAAAAAGTGCGTGGCGTGCTCAGCCGCACCATGGGCGTCCCCATCTTCCAGGAACAGGTGATGCAGATCGCGGTGGTGGCCGCGGGGTTTACGCCGGGCGAGGCCGACCAGTTGCGCCGGTCCATGGCTGCCTGGAAACGCAAGGGCGGCGTGGACAAATTCCGCGTCAAGCTGGTGGGCGGCCTGCTGGCGCACGGCTACACGCTGGAATTCGCCGAAGCCCTGTTCCGGCAGGTAGAGGGGTTTGGCGAATACGGTTTTCCGGAAAGCCATGCCGCCAGCTTCGCCCTGCTGGCGTACTTCAGTTCCTGGCTCAAGCGCCACGAACCCGAGGCCTTCCTGGCCGCCCTGCTCAATTCCCAGCCCATGGGCTTCTACGCGCCCGCGCAACTGGTGCAGGACGCCCGCCGACATGGCGTCTGCGTGCTGCCCGCCGACGTCACCGTCAGTTGCTGGGATTCGGCGCTGGAAACCTTGCCGGCCGATCACCCCGGCGCCCAGCGACGCCCGCGCCCGCACTCACCCCCCGCCGAAGACACCCGCCCCGCCGTCCGGCTGGGCCTGGGCCTGATCCAGGGCATGCGGGAAGACGCCGCGCGCCGGATCGAAGAGGCTCGCGCAAAGGCGCCTTTCACCGACACCGGCGACCTGGCCCGCCGCGCCACGCTGAACCGCCACGACCTGAACGCCCTGGCCGCCGGCGACGCGCTGCGCACCCTTGCCGGCCACCGCCGCCAGGCCAGTTGGCAAGCCGCCGCCAGCGTGCAAAGCCGCGACCTGCTGCGCGACGCCGCCATCGTGGAAACCCAGGCCCCCCAGTTGTCGGCCCCGTCGGAAAACCAGACCGTGGCCGCCGACTACCGCAGCCTGGGGCTGACGCTGCACAGCCACCCGGTCGCCCTGTTGCGCGCGCAACTTGCCGCCCGCAATTTCCAGCCGGCCGAGGTCCTGAACAGCTACCCCGACAAGCGCGTGGCCCGCGCCTGCGGCATCGTCACCGTGCGCCAACGGCCCCAAACCTCCAAGGGCGTGATCTTCGTCACGCTGGAAGACGAAACCGGCCCCGTCAACGTGGTCGTGCGCCCGGAACTCATCGAACGCCAACGCCGCGAACTGCTGGGCGCCAAGCTGCTGGGCGTCTACGGCGCCTGGCAGAACGTGGACGGCGTGCGCCACCTGATCGCGCAACGCCTGGTGGACCTGTCCGACCTGCTGGGCGGGCTGGCGACGCATAGCCGGAATTTTCATTGAGGCGTCAACTGGCGGAAGCTAGTACTTTCCTCAGTAACCAAACCCCGCCATCGCAGCCCGCCTTGATCTCATTTCAACGCGGGCTTTTCACTTTTTGGCGCGCCGCCGCAACGCCAGATTACAGCGCGCCTAGGCTGGTCTATCATGGCTTTTTTCGTCGTGAAGTTGTAAGGAGCGATACATGATCCGCAAGCTGATCCCTTTCATTCTGGTTGCCAGCCTGACCGCATGCGCCAACACTGGAACGTCGTCGTCCAGCGCACCGGCAGCCTCCAGCTCCTCCAGCTCTTCATCCTCGTCCGGCGCCAGCTCGTCGGGCGGTGCTTCCTATGGTGGGTCGGGCTCGGCCATGCCGGGCTACGGTAGCAAAACCTGCGATGCCGCCGCGCTGCAATCGCAAATTGGCCAAAAAGCCACCACGTCCTCGATGGAAGACCTGCGTACGCGCAGCGGCAGTACCACCGCCCGCATTCTGCGCCCCGGCCAACTTGTCACCATGGAATACAACGCCACCCGTTTGAACCTGATCGTGGATGACAAAGACGTCATGACCGCCATTCGCTGCGGTTGATCTCCCCCCAAGCCCTGCGAGGACCCCACCCCGCCCCGGACTGGCCGACGCCTGACATCGCCGGCCGCCTCAGGCTTCGTCCGGCAAAGCGGCGGGCGGCGTGGGCGGCACGTGGGGCAGGAAGGCCCCCGCCACTTCAAACGCGCATTCCTCGCGCGCAATCTCGATCACCCGCGACACAATCGGGTTGACGATGTTCTTCTTGTGCACCGCGTAGTAATTGATGGTGGGCAGGTCGGGTTCCACATTCAGCTGGCATAGCGCGCCGCGTTCGACCAGTGGCGCGAAGTAGGCGCCAGGCAGATAGCTGATGCCCAGCCCCAGCATCGTCAGTTGCGCCATCATCCCCAGGCTGTTGCAGGTCAACACCCGCTTGACCGACAAGCCCTGTTCGGCGAACCAGGCGTCGTACAGATGAGACAGCGCGGAATTGGTCGGCTGCGAAATCACCGGATACGGCGCCAGGTCCTGCGGCGACAAACGCGCCTGCAAATCGATATCCAGCGCGGGGCTGGCCATCCAGACGTTGGTGACGCCCCCCAGGTGAATGCCCTCGTATTGATAGCTCCAGAACGGGCCAGGCATGATGGCCAGGTCCAGTTGGTCTTGGTCCAGCCTTTCGTACAGCGTAATGCCGCCGTCGATCTCGGGCATCAGTTGTACGCGCGGGTAGCGCAAGCTGATCTGGTTGATCAGCCGCGCCAGCCACGTCATGCCCACCAGCTCGGTCACCCCCAGCCGTATCACGCCTTCGAAACTGGCCGGGTCGGCCATGTTTTGCACGATGCGGCTGTTCAAATCCAGCATTTCACGCGCCAGTTCAAACAGCTTGCGCCCTTGCGGCGTCATGACCAGTTTCTTGGCCCGGCGCTCGAACAAGGGCGACCCGGCAAAGGCTTCCAGTTCGCCCACCCGCTTGGCCACCGCCGATTGCGTGGTGTGCAGTTTCCGGGAAGATGCGCTGAAGCTGCCTAGCTCGGCGCTCCAGTAAAAAGCCTCTAGCTGTTTAAGGGTGTACATCGCGGCGGTGGATGCGAAACGCATGAAAGCCCTCACGTTACCATCGCCGCCACGGCCCTAGCCGCGTGGGTGCAGGATGTCGGCCAGAAAGCGCTGTGCGCGCGGATGCGAGGGCGCGCTGAAAAAGCGCTCGGGCGTGTCCACCTCAAGAATCTCGCCACCGTCCATGAAGACGACCCGGTCGCAGACGTCACGCGCAAAGCCCATTTCGTGGGTCACGCAGACCATCGTCATGCCGTCCTTGGCCAGGCCCTTCATCACCTGCAGCACCTCGCCCACCATTTCCGGGTCGAGCGCGCTGGTCGGCTCGTCGAACAACATCACCGGCGGCTGCAACGCCAAGGCGCGCGCAATCGCCACGCGCTGCTGCTGGCCGCCCGACAGCGCACCAGGGTAGGCGTCGATCTTGTTCAGCAGTCCCACCCGATCAAGCAGCGCACGCGCCAATTCCACCGACTGCTTGCGCGGCTGCTTGCGGATATTGACCGGTGCGAAGATCACGTTTTCCAGCACGCTCATGTGCGGAAACAGGTTGAACTGCTGGAACACAAAGCCGATCTTCTGACGCAGCGCATTCAGGTTGGCGCCCTTCTGGTAGATGTCGGCTCCGTCGATCAGGATGCGACCTTTCTCGATGGGTTCCAGCCGGTTGATCGTGCGGATCATGGTTGACTTGCCCGAGCCCGACGGCCCGCACACCACCAGCACTTCGCCACGCGCCACGGACAGGTCCACGTCTTTCAGCACGTGATGGTCGCCATACCACTTGTTCACTTTTTCAAGCTTGATCATGATTCTTTCCGTTAAGCCATGGCGCGCGAGCGGCGGATACGCAGGTCCAGCCAGCTCAAGCCGCGGCTCAGGCTGAAGCACACCAGGAAATAGATAATGGCCAGAATGCCGAACACCTGCAGCGGCTGCGTCAGTACCAGGTTATTGATTTGATTGGCCGCAAAGGTCAGCTCGTTGACACTGATGACATAGCCCAAGGACGTTTCCTTGATCGTGGAGACGAACTGGCTCGTCATGCTGGGCAGCACGTTGAACAGCGCCTGCGGCAGCACCACCTTGCGCATCGTCGTCCAGTAGCCCACGCCCAACGAACGCGATGCCTCGATCTGGCCGCGCGGCACCGCCTCGATGCCCGACCGGATCACCTCGGACAAGTAGGCGCTTTCATAGACCACCAGCGCGAAGATCAGCGTCCAGAAACCGCTGACCACCTGCCCCGTCAACTTGGGCACCACGAAGTACGCCCAGAAGATCAGCATCAGCAGCGGCATGCCGCGCACCACGTTGACCAGCGCCTTGCTGGCGGCCCGCAACGCGCCGAATGGGCTGACTCGGGCCAGCGCAATCAACAGCGCCAACGGTAAGGACATCAACAAGCCCAGCGCCGCCAGGATCAGCGTCAGCGCCAGCCCGCCCAAGGGCCCGTTGGGGTATTGGCCGACCAGCAGCGTCGGCCAGTATTGCATCAGCAGGTCAAGCACCGTGGCCTCCGCGATTCAAGCGATAACGGGCGTAGACGCGCGACCCCACCGCCATGATCAGGAACGATCCCAGCAGGTACATGATCGTGGCCGCGCCGAAGGTGGCGAAGGTGCGATAGGTTTCATTTTCAATTTCGCGCGCCTGATAGGTCAGCTCCATCACGCCGATCGCCATCGCCACGCTGGTGTTCTTGAACAGCAGCAACGCGCGGCCGACCAGCGGCGGAATGGATATGCGCAACGCCTGCGGCACGATCACGTAACGCATGCATTGCAGATAGCTTGCGCCCAGCGCGCGCGCCGCCTCGAACTGCGTCCACGGTATGGCGCGCAGGCCGCTGCGGATGTCCTCGGCAATGTACGCGGCCGACCCCAACGCCAGCGCAATCGCGGCCAGCGACATCTCGGCGTTGTGATCGTAGAGCCACAGCCGCAGCCCTTCGGGCAGCAGCTCCGGCATGCCGAAATACCAGAACAACACCTGCACCAACAGCGGCACGTTGCGGTGGTATTCCACATAGGCGTCCACCACCCAGCG
It contains:
- a CDS encoding amino acid ABC transporter permease → MSLLDASQYQLLLSGMVVTVQLFFVAWVMAFAIAVTLVVVRATNLAPCRWVVDAYVEYHRNVPLLVQVLFWYFGMPELLPEGLRLWLYDHNAEMSLAAIALALGSAAYIAEDIRSGLRAIPWTQFEAARALGASYLQCMRYVIVPQALRISIPPLVGRALLLFKNTSVAMAIGVMELTYQAREIENETYRTFATFGAATIMYLLGSFLIMAVGSRVYARYRLNRGGHGA
- a CDS encoding amino acid ABC transporter permease, with the protein product MLDLLMQYWPTLLVGQYPNGPLGGLALTLILAALGLLMSLPLALLIALARVSPFGALRAASKALVNVVRGMPLLMLIFWAYFVVPKLTGQVVSGFWTLIFALVVYESAYLSEVIRSGIEAVPRGQIEASRSLGVGYWTTMRKVVLPQALFNVLPSMTSQFVSTIKETSLGYVISVNELTFAANQINNLVLTQPLQVFGILAIIYFLVCFSLSRGLSWLDLRIRRSRAMA
- a CDS encoding LysR family transcriptional regulator, whose product is MRFASTAAMYTLKQLEAFYWSAELGSFSASSRKLHTTQSAVAKRVGELEAFAGSPLFERRAKKLVMTPQGRKLFELAREMLDLNSRIVQNMADPASFEGVIRLGVTELVGMTWLARLINQISLRYPRVQLMPEIDGGITLYERLDQDQLDLAIMPGPFWSYQYEGIHLGGVTNVWMASPALDIDLQARLSPQDLAPYPVISQPTNSALSHLYDAWFAEQGLSVKRVLTCNSLGMMAQLTMLGLGISYLPGAYFAPLVERGALCQLNVEPDLPTINYYAVHKKNIVNPIVSRVIEIAREECAFEVAGAFLPHVPPTPPAALPDEA
- a CDS encoding amino acid ABC transporter ATP-binding protein, which encodes MIKLEKVNKWYGDHHVLKDVDLSVARGEVLVVCGPSGSGKSTMIRTINRLEPIEKGRILIDGADIYQKGANLNALRQKIGFVFQQFNLFPHMSVLENVIFAPVNIRKQPRKQSVELARALLDRVGLLNKIDAYPGALSGGQQQRVAIARALALQPPVMLFDEPTSALDPEMVGEVLQVMKGLAKDGMTMVCVTHEMGFARDVCDRVVFMDGGEILEVDTPERFFSAPSHPRAQRFLADILHPRG
- a CDS encoding I78 family peptidase inhibitor; amino-acid sequence: MIRKLIPFILVASLTACANTGTSSSSAPAASSSSSSSSSSGASSSGGASYGGSGSAMPGYGSKTCDAAALQSQIGQKATTSSMEDLRTRSGSTTARILRPGQLVTMEYNATRLNLIVDDKDVMTAIRCG